Within the Arachis duranensis cultivar V14167 chromosome 10, aradu.V14167.gnm2.J7QH, whole genome shotgun sequence genome, the region CTCCTCCCAAGATTCTTTCAACAAAATCTCTCCAATCCACAATTCAAAGTCTTATTTTTCTTGCTAACCCTTTCGCTTCTTATTCCACGTCAAGAACAAAATTGACGAAGCCTAGAATGGCCCATCCTGTTTTCTCGACTGTTTCTTGTTGCTTTTGCTTTATTTTAAGAGAAAGTTGGCATTTTTAGACAGTTTTCCCatattgctctttttttttcccctcttgttcttcttttgaTGAAAGATCCATTTCCCTTgtgcttttgagttttgatctTTTACAACTTACCTAACTCTTTTATTTTACTGCTTTTACTTGTTCAGTTAAAGAAGGACCCTTCTCTTTGCGCGTGTCCCGTCCTCTTCTCCAATCCTCCACCCTCACAAGAGTGTAAAAAGCACACACCAACCTTTGTATTcaccatatataaatataagtatatataGATAGATATAGATATATAGAGAGAGACCCTTCAGTTATGGAGGTTAAGCTATGGAATGACAAGTGCGAGAGGGAAATGTATGATAACTTTGCTGAGCTTTATGCCATTGTTAAGGCCACTGAGAGGCTTGAAAAGGCTTATGTTAGAGACATAATCACACCAGAGGATTATGAATTGGATTGCCAGAAACTCATAGCACATTTCAAAACCTTAGCTTCCACTCTTAGAGGCATTGTTCCAAGCATTGAGCACTTTGAACAAACTTACAACATGGATTGCCCTGCAGCAATTAACCGCCTTGTGGTATCTGGCGTGCCGGCTACGGTGGAGCACCGGGCGGCGGCTGCTGTTACTGCATCAACCTCTGCTGCCATTGTGGCTGAGTGTGTGCAGAATTTCATTACATCTATGGATTCATTGAAGCTCAATATGGTGGCTGTGGATCAGGTTCACCCTTTGCTCTCTGACCTTTATGGTTCACTCAATAAGCTTAGCATACTGCCGCATGATTTTGAGGGGAAGACAAAGATGAAGGAGTGGATTGGAAGGTTGTCAAAGATGGGTGCTGCTGATGAGTTGATAGAACAGCAGGCTAGGCAGCTTCACTTTGATCTTGAGTCTTCTTACAATTCCTTTATGGCTGCACTGCCTAATGCTGCTTCATGATTCACTCAATTCAGTTTGGGGGTTATGCTTTTGTGTTTTTAGATTAGATTTGTTTGTTTTcgggtgattttttttttcaagtttactattattcttgttgttgattggagagaaaaggaaagaaaaaaaaattggatatttGGTTGACaactttgtatattttttaggCTGTATTTCATTACTTTTACAGATTGCTTATTATTGTTATGGTTCATCGAAGCTTTTTAATTTCAGTATGGAAGAGGTTCCCTTTTCCTTGGACTAAATACTTACAATAGTCTCTTAATTTTTATAAGCCAAATTGttctctaaaatttttattaaacaaatAGGTGTGCTAAACTATATCACTTTAGTCTCCGGTTCATTGGAAATTTAACAGTCTAAATTAACAAAggtcaaataaattaaagatgTAAAATGAAATAGAGATTAACTTgattcaataaatatttaatagatAATTTGATCCTAAACCTTAAAATTTGGGgaagtaatttaaaattttagagttTAAACTACTACTCTTTTCTACATGTGTATTTCTTCGGTTTAAATTCCCTTGTACTTTTTGGCCAGGGTGAAATCTTACTTTATACTAGATTACTAGTGCTTATAAttattctcattttcttttcttggcaTTATTACACTATTACTAGTACTAGGGTGAAATCTTACTCTGAACTAATTTCTAACAGGAAACATATATTGAAAGTTGAAGCtaataatttcataatttgCCATCATCTATTTTAAGTGTGGATGACTTGTGCAAATCACAAGATCTTCTAAGGTATGGGTTATGCAATGATGAGCCTTTATGTTTGGGAGAAAAACAATAAGACTATGTAAATAAAGTGGAGTGGATCTTGCTCTTCATAATTATAGTGATAGGAGTACTGTCCTACAAGCCAggctaataagtaataactgaGTTGCTACAAAAGTtactgttttccctttcttctaTTACTAGCTCAGACTAATCCTTGGTTCTCTGCCGGAGAAATGATAAATTTGTCCGTTCTATGGAGAGAAAAAAATACCATCCAATTAAATCAATATTGCTGGCCCTCCAAACTCCAAAGACCAAGTCTTTTTGTGAAACATGAGACATGTTTTGTTGGTACTGGCACAGAACATTAAAAGGGCTGGTGCACGCCCTTAGAAGAAAATCCAGAGCGTATCCTATAGGGATTTTCCAAGTTGATTTCTAAGTGCAATCTTTCCATGAAGAACATGAGAATACTTGTGCATgagatgcatgcatgcatgtgttcttaatggccatgatgatgatgatggtctGGTCCTTCACCTTCTTCTGAAATGTGGTAAAAGATTTAACAAGAGAGGAGCCAAGAGTAAAAGGATGAGGAGAATAGCAAGAATGATGGCATAGCAATACCACTTCCTAGAGTTGGTTTGATAATCTCTAGCTTCTTGAAGCTGAGAAACACCGCGAGTAACGAATGAGCTTGCATGCGCTACATGACTCTCTATGTTATTAAGCTGTTCCCCCTGAGACTCTACCAATGCTGCCATGTCCAAGAACACCTGATGCAACTCTATCAAATTCTTCTCAATTTCCTTTACAGCATCATGCCTTTCTTGAATTTCTGATATGGTGTCCATTATCTGACCCCTACCTTGTTCTCGAATCGCTTTCTGTACCAAATTTTCACTCTCTCCACTTGATATCAAATTCTCTATGGTCTCTTCATCTGCCTTCTCCCCTGTGATTGTGAAGTACCTGCGTTCAATGGTTTCCTTGTACTCATGTTGCATCTTTGCTCTCAAACCTTGAAAATCGTCCATCATGTCCTTTAGCTTCTTCCCTAATCCACTAACCACTGAAGTCCTGGTTCTGTCTGCAGAAGAACCAGGACCACAGCCAGGAACGTTTCGATTCGCTGCGTTGGAACGCTGTAGAGATTCAAGCTTGGTTTTGATGATCTTAACATGCTTGAGGACCTGCACAACATCTTTGTCCATCCGAGCTCGAAGATCCTTAACGGTTTTGGCATCATGAATGGTTTTGCTTTCTTCATTGGCTTCTTGCAATTTTCTGCAGAGGCTCTCAACCACTTTCATCTCATCTTTTACACCCTCCACTTCTTCAAAGAATTTCTCCAGATTTAGGCTTTCCCTTCCAGCCTCCACATCATCAACCTGCCTTTCCTCCTTCAGGTCAGTGCTGTATTTTCTGAAGGAACCTGAAAACAGGTCATTCATTTTTGCAACTTTGATTTGATCAACAATCACAaacacttttcttttattccATTCTTCTCAATGAAGTAACAAAAGGCTCATAAGAGCATGGCTGTCTTGATTTATGTGCTCTGGATTTGATCAATTTTACTAATGTTGAGGGAATTAGCAACAGAAGGCTGCAAGGTGAATAGTTTTTTGAATTAGAGGTGCATGGTTAATGCAAAACAAGGACCAACCATATTATGTTGATTCTAATTTGGAAGTAGGATATACCAAACGTTGCTCTTATATTAACATGTGGCATGCTGGTTTGGCATAGCATTCGATAACAAAAtaggtttttctttttattttttaataacgaGGAATGTTAGGGtcagtaattttggtgttttgtaACTATAAATTGACTATCAATAttgtttttaatggtgtgagattacatctaaTGTGAAAGATTACTCACTTTTGTTTTGATGGTTAAGTGCTGgccagaaaacagaaaaattattGATCCCTAAACCTtttctttaataattattaactagtccttatttaatttttattataatttaattttttatatattatttaattattaaatctatcatctattttataaattattattttattattcatctagtatatttattaacaattagaaataaaaataacgaaataaatttttcattaatcgtgactttcataaatattttgacAATGCAAAtcaacccttttttttttctttaattcgtTACATCTGTAAacctaaaaaaattgtattgttTGTAATTTAATcgattcaaaatttaatgaattaagAGATGTaacacaatcgattgaattgcattatagaatataaatttttttcttgtttaatgGATTGGCTGGTATCACGATCGATTGAATTTTATACGCTATTAAGGATATTTTCGTATTTAATCAATTGGTAATATAATCAATTGATTGAGAACTGCAATGTATATTAAGTCGTTATAACTTTTTTTGGTcactttttataaattattattttattatttatctatcttatctttaaaattttatctttaattttttaagttttttttatttagatactataatcttatctttttcaatactaatattaataattgataaataataatctaTTGTCAATTTGTTTTTCAATTACCCAATCTCCTTGATTATCAATTTGTTTATCATTTATCCATCTTCTTGAtatctaatttttcttcttcgtcTATCTATCTCCTCAATATCCAATTTTTCAGATAATTCTATTCCAAAATTAATCGATGCAAAACATATTACTCTAAAGAATGGTAGGAAATTAGAATTTCAAGGATTAATCAATGCAAAACACATTACTCTAAAGAcatctaaagaaaaaaaataacattaatataTGCAAACATATAAATAGaatgcaaacaaataaaaaaataaaaaaatatttttataaacaaattgattatataaaataaaatataattgatgaCAAGACATAACATTTGTATGACATGGTTGTTGAAAGAAtaaatgaaaatgacattacttcaacgtaaaaatataatttttttaaaactaatatgtatatatatggtaTCATACCAATCAATTGTATACGAAAATATCCTTAATCACGtacaaaattcaatcgattgaataagaaaatacTCTTGTTAACCTCTTTAAGTGTGTATAGGATaactatgtcatttgagttataactcattggcAAGAAAATATCCTTGTAATTTTgcgaaattcaatcgattgtatAACAATTATAAtagattgaatttgaaaactCATGTTGCCGTGCCATATTCAATCGATTGCGTTGTACGTGCAATCGACTGAATTATTACGAAATACGATTTTACTTGCAATCAATTGAATTATCAAGAAACACGATTTTACTAGCATTTGTATATGTACGAATCAAAAAAAATCTCATTCATTCATATTACCAAAATATTTATGAAGATCACTATTTAATAAAAGatctattttattgttatttttgtttttaatagttaataaacatgatagatgaataataaaataataatttataaaataaaaaataaattaaataattaaataatatataaaaagtaaattataattaaaattaaataaaaattatttaacaattattaaaaatttttaaaaaaatatattttattattgaactATTTAATAGTCCAAACTTCTGAGACGGTCAAAACCTATGCTTCTTGTTTTTACTCTCTAAAATTGAAGTCAGAGTTCAATAGATATTTCTTCATTctattcatatctttttcttcttattatcagggttacttaaaaaaaatcattagtataaaaaatttgatctgATATATTTATTCACAGATGCTGTTTGCTTAAAAAAGATGTTCTTCCAATGAAGACAAAGCCAAGGTAGGCTTAAATTTCGCTTAAATTTCTACCAGAATTTCAGGCTAATAATAAATCGATAGAACAAATTAGGGTTAGTTACATTTTTTGCATTGTTGAATAAGGTGGAATTGGTGAGCTTTTCAAGAAACTAAATAGCTTCAACCCAAACCCCAATCAGCATTTCACTAAACAAACTGCTATGCCTATGATGATGTTTTCCGTCTATATTATCCAAATAGTTGTTCATCAAATTGCCCTTTTTTCCTACCCTTCATTATGTACACCTGAACAAGCATTAAGCCGAAGTGATAAATGTACACTATAATTTTCACAGATTCATAGGCAAAGCTTGTGCATGTTCCTTGCTACCATGACTACTACTGCCGAGAGCTACACCATTGCTAAGTTGATCTTCCCTGACTCCATCCGCAACCTGACGTGACTGACTTCCAGATGTATCTCCAATACCGCTGTTCAATGTCGGTTTGGTACACCTCTCAACAGCATTGTGGAGCGATTTCATCATGCCACCGGAATCTGAACCGGGAGATGACTCTTCTTCCCGTTCTGGCTGGATATTCAGGTCGATTTGGCCTTTAAAAGGTGAGGTAGATGATTTTACCTGGTTTGGATCTTCATCAGAAACCTCGTTGCCTTCCTTATTTTGATTTGGACTACTACTGTCAACAGGGTTACTACAAGGCAAGGAATCATCCTCAAGAAAAATTTCGGATGAATGTAATGGTTGAGAATGTGGTTGCTTTTGCTTTTTACGTGTAGTCTCTGCTTCCTTCTCAAATTGTTTCTTTTCACGTCGTAACATTAGAGTCCGAAATCGACGCTTCACCGTTAAGCAGACATTACATGTGCATGACTGCTTATGCTTGGGGCCCTTTCCACTGGGAGGTTGAATGCAAACAATACATGAGCAGCCCGGCCTATGACGCGGGTGTTTAGTAGTGGCCTGGGCAGACGTAGGGAGTGACTCACCCTCTCCCAAAATAGCTAAATTTGCGAGTGTGTCAAGTCCCTCCAAAGCTTCAGCATTATCAGATTCCTGCTTGGTAGCCTTCATTTTGTTGGAAGCACCTGCAATACAAATGCATATAACAACACACTAGTTTTCAGATTAGTTGAGATTACATCATAGCTACACTATGTTTACGACATTGATTCAAGTGAAGCATGCAAACAATTCAAACCTGAATTACAAGGTGGAAGCAAATTCTCAATCTCTTCTGTTGTCATCTCTTGAGCAGCCGAACATGAAGATCTAGCACCATGAATTCAAcgaataaaaaatatgcaaaagatGATCTTAATGAAATGCATTCTTGTTCAATCCAAAAAGATTAAAGATAGCAGAAGTAATAGGAGAATGGATCACTATTGTACCTTTCTTGATCCCATGAATTATCTGAACATGTCCATTTTGATTGAAGAAGTGCACTTGCTGGCAATTTACGCCATTTGAGACAATCTTCGCACTGAGCCCACTGGACCTTTTCACTGCCAAAAATGAAGTTCATTACCAGCAATTAATTTACATGATTAGAGATTAAAACAAAATCACCCAAACTAAATGATACAAATATCAAATAAGGCATCTGTAACAAAACAGAGCATAAACATGCCACATTCTCAAAGATATGGTGTGGATTTTTCTAATATGTATCAAGTATCAACATTCAGTAAGTAtgtaattattaagaaaaagacATGTAAAAGATCGACCAATATATCTAATTAAGGACATGTTATTTACCCCGTATTATCATCTGTGAAAATTGTAGGCTTTCCAAGCACCGGAGCATCCTGTAAAAGCATTGCCAGCAAAATAGCTTTCAGTCATGGTGCATAGTAGTTCCCAAATCTCTTTCAGAGAAATGAATCATCACGATGACAACAAACAATAACATAGACACTATAATTCAAGTCCACACTTGGAAGTACAAGTCTAACGGCTTCAATATTTTAAGCCAAAGATCTATTTCGGTTCACAGACTACAATTGGAAAGGAAGAGGAAGTTTGGGAATCTGAACATCTGGCACGCACGTGCAAATTGCTACTAGAATAAATAACTAGAGTGTgtaaagaagaaaattaaaatgtcaAACAATGTGTTTGACTCTTAGTTCAATACCATTTCTAAAATAAAGCACAAAAATATGGTACCTCATATTCCTCAAATTCAAAACCTTCAATCACAACAATACTTGGGACATGGCTAGGAGGGGGACGGAGCAGGCCTTGAGCTTCTTGCCACGTAATCTTCAGCTCTATCATATCCTCACTTTCAATTTTTAGACGTTTACTTTTTGAACCCAAGATGTTGAGCTTTCTCTTTCTAGGCATTGAAGATTTGCTCCCCAATGCATCTTTTGCTATGTAGCCAGATTTATCAACTTTAGACCATGAACTAGGATCAGCCAACTCAACCTATAGATGAAAAATGTAACCAAGTgtgatggaaaaaaaaaataatgattgcCATCATAATAAGCTAGAATGGAGATAGTTATAGAAAACTAACTTCACCAGGTGCAGAAAATCCATTTCCATTCTTATTTGTTTCATTGTCCTGCAAATAGAAAATTATGCAAACAACAGTTAATAAATCCAAAGTTTCAAATTACAGGAAGCATAACATACAAGATATGCAATAAATTCAGAAGTTATTGATCAAACTGATGAATTATACTATATTTATTGGAAAATGTCGACAACTAGAAGATTAGCCAAGGTAAACTCTGCTGATTTCAgacaattgaaaattttttacaaaaCTGAAATAGAGAATAATGCTGATTCCTAAAATGTTAGCAAATTAGTTTCATGTGTTTACTTTGCTTTACAACCATCAAGCTACAGTTATACCTAATGAAGCAAAGTCTCTAACTATCACATGAACCTATAACTGCATA harbors:
- the LOC107468736 gene encoding vacuolar protein sorting-associated protein 28 homolog 1 gives rise to the protein MEVKLWNDKCEREMYDNFAELYAIVKATERLEKAYVRDIITPEDYELDCQKLIAHFKTLASTLRGIVPSIEHFEQTYNMDCPAAINRLVVSGVPATVEHRAAAAVTASTSAAIVAECVQNFITSMDSLKLNMVAVDQVHPLLSDLYGSLNKLSILPHDFEGKTKMKEWIGRLSKMGAADELIEQQARQLHFDLESSYNSFMAALPNAAS
- the LOC107468474 gene encoding syntaxin-125-like; translation: MNDLFSGSFRKYSTDLKEERQVDDVEAGRESLNLEKFFEEVEGVKDEMKVVESLCRKLQEANEESKTIHDAKTVKDLRARMDKDVVQVLKHVKIIKTKLESLQRSNAANRNVPGCGPGSSADRTRTSVVSGLGKKLKDMMDDFQGLRAKMQHEYKETIERRYFTITGEKADEETIENLISSGESENLVQKAIREQGRGQIMDTISEIQERHDAVKEIEKNLIELHQVFLDMAALVESQGEQLNNIESHVAHASSFVTRGVSQLQEARDYQTNSRKWYCYAIILAILLILLLLAPLLLNLLPHFRRR
- the LOC107468636 gene encoding B3 domain-containing protein Os07g0563300 isoform X2 translates to MTETWLSSVFEEGRFCEIFHSNASGWRTCETCRKRIHCGCIVSSHAFMLLDPGGIECLACARKHMVLPSNSPWHQSFSLQNRLPERIRDMSGKNWSQLAGSGPVPWKQAPSLFNSVSSSDLHPDVPSLVELSNSIDKRYVIERLPASTMEKKNDDLSGISVNWSVKLGTRETMFMNDLAGIRNDDKPSSGLNMCQQPPSLKEDSSSQPFGMSIPYASANERNGQIGVTGSHSQQIQTPPGKHFSGLMQLALDSSSEALVRNGRPRADARGRNQLLPRYWPRCTDLELQQISIDSNSVITPLFQKTLSASDAGRIGRLVLPKKCAEAYFPPISQPEGLPLKILDAKGKEWIFQFRFWPNNNSRMYVLEGVTPCIQSMQLQAGDTVTFSRLEPEGRLVMGFRKASNATPSDQDNETNKNGNGFSAPGEVELADPSSWSKVDKSGYIAKDALGSKSSMPRKRKLNILGSKSKRLKIESEDMIELKITWQEAQGLLRPPPSHVPSIVVIEGFEFEEYEDAPVLGKPTIFTDDNTGEKVQWAQCEDCLKWRKLPASALLQSKWTCSDNSWDQERSSCSAAQEMTTEEIENLLPPCNSGASNKMKATKQESDNAEALEGLDTLANLAILGEGESLPTSAQATTKHPRHRPGCSCIVCIQPPSGKGPKHKQSCTCNVCLTVKRRFRTLMLRREKKQFEKEAETTRKKQKQPHSQPLHSSEIFLEDDSLPCSNPVDSSSPNQNKEGNEVSDEDPNQVKSSTSPFKGQIDLNIQPEREEESSPGSDSGGMMKSLHNAVERCTKPTLNSGIGDTSGSQSRQVADGVREDQLSNGVALGSSSHGSKEHAQALPMNL